In Pelmatolapia mariae isolate MD_Pm_ZW linkage group LG8, Pm_UMD_F_2, whole genome shotgun sequence, one genomic interval encodes:
- the cbx7b gene encoding chromobox protein homolog 7, whose product MELSAIGEQVFAVESIVKKRVRKGNVEYLLKWKGWPPKYSTWEPEEHILDRRLVQAYEEKEQRERALGPRRKGSKSKRILLQNTVYTMDLRSAHKIPEKPAPRLRLSLTRSLLPEDDHQPYRQESRAQHRLRRKEFRCFNSNPPSPRQENWEEHGEEDEEEEDEEEEENSMEDDEDREEEQEETQKNTAKENNGILNGHERTDGWSSTGPDEGTTSENIWRPVICPGEITVTDITLNSLTVTFRESRVAKGFFRDWGLKV is encoded by the exons GGGAATGTGGAGTATCTGCTGAAGTGGAAAGGATGGCCTCCAAA GTACAGCACTTGGGAACCTGAGGAACACATTCTGGACCGGCGCTTGGTTCAGGCCTACGAAGAGAA AGAACAGAGAGAACGAGCTCTGGGTCCCAGAAGGAAAGGATCCAAATCCAAAAGAATCCTTCTGCAG AATACTGTCTACACCATGGATCTCCGCAGCGCTCACAAGATTCCCGAAAAACCTGCACCGCGCCTGCGTCTGTCTCTGACACGCTCTCTGCTCCCCGAGGATGACCATCAGCCGTACAGACAGGAATCACGAGCACAACACAGACTGAGGAGGAAGGAGTTCAGATGCTTTAACTCAAACCCTCCAAGTCCAAGACAAGAGAACTGGGAAGAGCATGGagaggaagacgaggaggaggaggacgaggaagaggaagagaacaGCATGGAAGatgatgaggacagggaggaggagcaagaggagaCTCAGAAGAACACAGCAAAGGAGAACAATGGCATTTTAAATG GACATGAGAGGACAGACGGCTGGAGCTCCACGGGACCAGACGAGGGCACCACATCAGAAAATATCTGGAGACCCGTCATATGTCCGGGAGAAATAACTGTCACAGACATCACCCTGAACTCCCTCACAGTGACTTTCCGAGAGTCAAGAGTGGCCAAAGGCTTCTTCAGAGACTGGGGCCTGAAAGTCTGA